Proteins encoded in a region of the Benincasa hispida cultivar B227 chromosome 2, ASM972705v1, whole genome shotgun sequence genome:
- the LOC120071444 gene encoding temperature-induced lipocalin-1 — MAKKEMEVVKGLDLEKYMGRWYEIASIPSRNQPKNGVNTRATYTLKEDGTVNVVNETWSDGKKSSIQGVAYKADPSSQEAKFKVKFYLPPFLPIIPVVGNYWVLYIDGDYSYVLVGEPTRKNLWILCRATHLDEEIYNQLLEKAKEEGYDVSKLHKTPQSEHPPESEGPKDAKGIWWIKSILGK; from the exons ATGGCAAAGAAAGAGATGGAAGTGGTAAAAGGGTTGGATCTTGAGAAGTACATGGGAAGATGGTATGAAATAGCTTCAATTCCCTCAAGAAATCAACCCAAGAATGGTGTCAACACAAGGGCTACTTATACACTCAAGGAAGACGGAACTGTGAATGTGGTGAATGAAACTTGGAGTGATGGCAAGAAAAGTTCTATACAAGGTGTGGCTTATAAGGCTGACCCTTCAAGCCAGGAGGCCAAGTTTAAGGTCAAATTTTATTTGCCTCCTTTTCTTCCAATCATTCCAGTGGTGGGCAATTATTGGGTTTTGTATATTGATGGTGATTACAGTTATGTCTTGGTTGGGGAGCCTACAAGGAAGAATCTTTGG ATATTGTGCAGAGCTACTCATCTTGATGAGGAGATATACAATCAGCTGCTTGAAAAAGCCAAGGAGGAGGGCTATGATGTAAGCAAACTACACAAGACACCACAGAGCGAGCATCCACCAGAAAGCGAAGGCCCCAAAGATGCAAAAGGCATATGGTGGATTAAATCCATTCTGGGAAAATAA
- the LOC120071548 gene encoding two-component response regulator ARR12 isoform X1, with product MTVEDHSVVAVGDDGATDHFPVGMRVLAVDDDPICLKVLESLLRKCQYHVTTTKQSIEALKMLRENRNKFDMVISDVNMPDMDGFKLLELVGLEMDLPVIMLSAHSDTELVMKGIAHGACDYLLKPVRIEELKNIWQHVIRRKKLEPKAKNKFPSQDKVRNGGHEGDQGFSPTSNADNAKFNRKRKDQDDDEDEEGKENGLDNDDPSNQKKPRVVWSVELHRKFVSAVNQLGLEKAVPKKILDLMNVEGLTRENVASHLQKYRLYLKRISNVASQQANMVATFGSKDGTYMRLGSLDGYGELHGFAGSGRLPNSSLSSYSPVGMLGRLNSPAGMSLRGITSSGLIQQSSQNLNCAINSLGKLQPTTMLPPNQTTNMLQGIPTSLEISQLQHSKSITPIGDFNSMNETSAFGVPSSFSETRANIGNSTYSVSPGPLMLQGTMATYGNQTSLRVDPLNGETFDIDIGGSNFLDPEPSNGNWQGAAHLSRFSATSLTPNEAYPNDQLHAMNTSISSAPSTIGNISVDFSSRSAGSAPLLDSRDMQCQARVVGSVIQAMNTMPKQRWEEHKHDYNRNVQHNLGAINSLVSNNGTLTPLSQSFNQNSLVCDGKVSSSLIVPSNAAPLSFPEHSMVEKLGRNTKMNVDGNYLLNQTKSPDGSIQGSFESLDHIMNSMIKQEQNEIPEMNGEFGFDHFSLGSCI from the exons ATGACCGTGGAGGATCATTCTGTTGTTGCAGTTGGTGATGATGGCGCCACTGATCATTTTCCTGTTGGGATGCGAGTTCTTGCTGTTGACGACGACCCTATTTGTCTCAAAGTACTTGAGTCTCTCCTCCGTAAATGCCAATATCATG TTACGACGACGAAGCAGTCCATTGAAGCTTTGAagatgttgagagaaaatagaaacAAGTTTGATATGGTTATCAGTGATGTGAACATGCCTGATATGGATGGTTTCAAGCTTCTTGAGTTGGTGGGGCTTGAAATGGACCTACCTGTAATCA TGTTATCAGCACATAGTGATACTGAGCTTGTTATGAAGGGGATTGCGCACGGTGCATGTGACTATCTGTTAAAACCAGTTCGAATCGAGGAGTTGAAAAACATTTGGCAGCATGTGATTCGGAGAAAAAAGCTTGAACCGAAGGCAAAAAACAAGTTCCCTAGTCAAGATAAGGTTCGAAATGGAGGCCATGAAGGTGACCAAGGTTTCTCACCAACTAGTAATGCAGACAACGCAAAATTCAATAGGAAGCGGAAGGAccaagatgatgatgaagatgaagaaggaaaagagaatGGGCTTGATAATGATGACCCCTCGAACCAGAAAAAGCCTAGGGTAGTGTGGTCAGTTGAGTTACATCGTAAGTTCGTTTCAGCGGTTAATCAATTGGGTCTCGAAA AGGCTGTGCCCAAAAAAATCCTGGATCTGATGAATGTTGAAGGACTTACCAGAGAAAATGTGGCAAGTCATTTGCAG AAATATAGGCTTTATCTGAAAAGAATCAGCAATGTGGCATCCCAACAAGCTAACATGGTTGCTACATTTGGGAGTAAAGATGGCACTTACATGCGCCTCGGTTCACTAGATGGATATGGAGAGTTACATGGCTTTGCAGGATCTGGGCGGCTTCCAAACTCTTCATTATCCTCTTATTCACCTGTTGgaatgcttggaagattgaacTCCCCGGCTGGAATGAGCCTGCGTGGAATCACTTCTTCTGGACTGATACAGCAAAGCTCCCAAAATTTGAACTGCGCCATTAATAGCCTTGGCAAGCTCCAACCAACTACTATGCTGCCTCCTAATCAAACTACTAATATGCTTCAAGGAATTCCAACGTCACTTGAGATCAGCCAGTTGCAACACAGCAAGTCCATCACTCCCATTGGGGACTTCAATTCAATGAATGAGACTTCCGCATTTGGAGTTCCCAGCAGTTTTTCTGAAACTAGAGCGAATATTGGAAATTCAACCTATTCGGTTTCTCCTGGCCCATTGATGTTACAAGGAACAATGGCAACATATGGAAATCAGACTTCCCTTAGAGTGGATCCGCTAAATGGAGAAACTTTTGACATAGACATAGGCGGTTCAAATTTTTTGGATCCTGAACCTTCTAATGGAAACTGGCAGGGAGCAGCACATTTGTCTAGATTCTCAGCAACTTCGTTGACCCCCAATGAAGCTTATCCCAATGATCAATTGCATGCAATGAACACGAGCATTTCTTCTGCCCCCTCAACGATTGGGAACATCTCGGTTGATTTTTCCTCTAGAAGTGCAGGTTCAGCTCCCTTACTGGATTCAAGAGACATGCAATGCCAGGCAAGGGTAGTTGGCAGCGTTATTCAAGCTATGAATACCATGCCAAAGCAGAGATGGGAAGAACATAAACATGATTACAATCGAAACGTGCAGCATAATCTTGGTGCAATCAATTCTCTTGTTTCTAACAATGGGACTCTAACCCCATTAAGCCAGAGTTTCAATCAGAATAGTCTAGTATGTGATGGAAAGGTCAGTTCATCTTTGATAGTCCCATCAAATGCTGCTCCACTGTCCTTCCCTGAACATAGTATGGTTGAAAAATTGGGTCGGAACACAAAGATGAATGTGGATGGAAACTACCTTTTGAATCAAACAAAGTCACCGGATGGATCAATTCAAGGCAGTTTCGAGTCCTTGGATCATATCATGAATTCGATGATCAAACAG GAACAAAATGAAATACCAGAAATGAATGGAGAATTTGGATTTGATCATTTCTCTTTAGGATCATGTATTTGA
- the LOC120071548 gene encoding two-component response regulator ARR12 isoform X3, translating into MTVEDHSVVAVGDDGATDHFPVGMRVLAVDDDPICLKVLESLLRKCQYHVTTTKQSIEALKMLRENRNKFDMVISDVNMPDMDGFKLLELVGLEMDLPVIMLSAHSDTELVMKGIAHGACDYLLKPVRIEELKNIWQHVIRRKKLEPKAKNKFPSQDKVRNGGHEGDQGFSPTSNADNAKFNRKRKDQDDDEDEEGKENGLDNDDPSNQKKPRVVWSVELHRKFVSAVNQLGLEKAVPKKILDLMNVEGLTRENVASHLQKYRLYLKRISNVASQQANMVATFGSKDGTYMRLGSLDGYGELHGFAGSGRLPNSSLSSYSPVGMLGRLNSPAGMSLRGITSSGLIQQSSQNLNCAINSLGKLQPTTMLPPNQTTNMLQGIPTSLEISQLQHSKSITPIGDFNSMNETSAFGVPSSFSETRANIGNSTYSVSPGPLMLQGTMATYGNQTSLRVDPLNGETFDIDIGGSNFLDPEPSNGNWQGAAHLSRFSATSLTPNEAYPNDQLHAMNTSISSAPSTIGNISVDFSSRSAGSAPLLDSRDMQCQARVVGSVIQAMNTMPKQRWEEHKHDYNRNVQHNLGAINSLVSNNGTLTPLSQSFNQNSLVCDGKVSSSLIVPSNAAPLSFPEHSMVEKLGRNTKMNVDGNYLLNQTKSPDGSIQGSFESLDHIMNSMIKQDSAK; encoded by the exons ATGACCGTGGAGGATCATTCTGTTGTTGCAGTTGGTGATGATGGCGCCACTGATCATTTTCCTGTTGGGATGCGAGTTCTTGCTGTTGACGACGACCCTATTTGTCTCAAAGTACTTGAGTCTCTCCTCCGTAAATGCCAATATCATG TTACGACGACGAAGCAGTCCATTGAAGCTTTGAagatgttgagagaaaatagaaacAAGTTTGATATGGTTATCAGTGATGTGAACATGCCTGATATGGATGGTTTCAAGCTTCTTGAGTTGGTGGGGCTTGAAATGGACCTACCTGTAATCA TGTTATCAGCACATAGTGATACTGAGCTTGTTATGAAGGGGATTGCGCACGGTGCATGTGACTATCTGTTAAAACCAGTTCGAATCGAGGAGTTGAAAAACATTTGGCAGCATGTGATTCGGAGAAAAAAGCTTGAACCGAAGGCAAAAAACAAGTTCCCTAGTCAAGATAAGGTTCGAAATGGAGGCCATGAAGGTGACCAAGGTTTCTCACCAACTAGTAATGCAGACAACGCAAAATTCAATAGGAAGCGGAAGGAccaagatgatgatgaagatgaagaaggaaaagagaatGGGCTTGATAATGATGACCCCTCGAACCAGAAAAAGCCTAGGGTAGTGTGGTCAGTTGAGTTACATCGTAAGTTCGTTTCAGCGGTTAATCAATTGGGTCTCGAAA AGGCTGTGCCCAAAAAAATCCTGGATCTGATGAATGTTGAAGGACTTACCAGAGAAAATGTGGCAAGTCATTTGCAG AAATATAGGCTTTATCTGAAAAGAATCAGCAATGTGGCATCCCAACAAGCTAACATGGTTGCTACATTTGGGAGTAAAGATGGCACTTACATGCGCCTCGGTTCACTAGATGGATATGGAGAGTTACATGGCTTTGCAGGATCTGGGCGGCTTCCAAACTCTTCATTATCCTCTTATTCACCTGTTGgaatgcttggaagattgaacTCCCCGGCTGGAATGAGCCTGCGTGGAATCACTTCTTCTGGACTGATACAGCAAAGCTCCCAAAATTTGAACTGCGCCATTAATAGCCTTGGCAAGCTCCAACCAACTACTATGCTGCCTCCTAATCAAACTACTAATATGCTTCAAGGAATTCCAACGTCACTTGAGATCAGCCAGTTGCAACACAGCAAGTCCATCACTCCCATTGGGGACTTCAATTCAATGAATGAGACTTCCGCATTTGGAGTTCCCAGCAGTTTTTCTGAAACTAGAGCGAATATTGGAAATTCAACCTATTCGGTTTCTCCTGGCCCATTGATGTTACAAGGAACAATGGCAACATATGGAAATCAGACTTCCCTTAGAGTGGATCCGCTAAATGGAGAAACTTTTGACATAGACATAGGCGGTTCAAATTTTTTGGATCCTGAACCTTCTAATGGAAACTGGCAGGGAGCAGCACATTTGTCTAGATTCTCAGCAACTTCGTTGACCCCCAATGAAGCTTATCCCAATGATCAATTGCATGCAATGAACACGAGCATTTCTTCTGCCCCCTCAACGATTGGGAACATCTCGGTTGATTTTTCCTCTAGAAGTGCAGGTTCAGCTCCCTTACTGGATTCAAGAGACATGCAATGCCAGGCAAGGGTAGTTGGCAGCGTTATTCAAGCTATGAATACCATGCCAAAGCAGAGATGGGAAGAACATAAACATGATTACAATCGAAACGTGCAGCATAATCTTGGTGCAATCAATTCTCTTGTTTCTAACAATGGGACTCTAACCCCATTAAGCCAGAGTTTCAATCAGAATAGTCTAGTATGTGATGGAAAGGTCAGTTCATCTTTGATAGTCCCATCAAATGCTGCTCCACTGTCCTTCCCTGAACATAGTATGGTTGAAAAATTGGGTCGGAACACAAAGATGAATGTGGATGGAAACTACCTTTTGAATCAAACAAAGTCACCGGATGGATCAATTCAAGGCAGTTTCGAGTCCTTGGATCATATCATGAATTCGATGATCAAACAG GATTCTGCAAAATGA
- the LOC120071548 gene encoding two-component response regulator ARR12 isoform X2: MTVEDHSVVAVGDDGATDHFPVGMRVLAVDDDPICLKVLESLLRKCQYHVTTTKQSIEALKMLRENRNKFDMVISDVNMPDMDGFKLLELVGLEMDLPVIMLSAHSDTELVMKGIAHGACDYLLKPVRIEELKNIWQHVIRRKKLEPKAKNKFPSQDKVRNGGHEGDQGFSPTSNADNAKFNRKRKDQDDDEDEEGKENGLDNDDPSNQKKPRVVWSVELHRKFVSAVNQLGLEKAVPKKILDLMNVEGLTRENVASHLQKYRLYLKRISNVASQQANMVATFGSKDGTYMRLGSLDGYGELHGFAGSGRLPNSSLSSYSPVGMLGRLNSPAGMSLRGITSSGLIQQSSQNLNCAINSLGKLQPTTMLPPNQTTNMLQGIPTSLEISQLQHSKSITPIGDFNSMNETSAFGVPSSFSETRANIGNSTYSVSPGPLMLQGTMATYGNQTSLRVDPLNGETFDIDIGGSNFLDPEPSNGNWQGAAHLSRFSATSLTPNEAYPNDQLHAMNTSISSAPSTIGNISVDFSSRSAGSAPLLDSRDMQCQARVVGSVIQAMNTMPKQRWEEHKHDYNRNVQHNLGAINSLVSNNGTLTPLSQSFNQNSLVCDGKVSSSLIVPSNAAPLSFPEHSMVEKLGRNTKMNVDGNYLLNQTKSPDGSIQGSFESLDHIMNSMIKQQTCMHHRQVKFHGPFVHQMQ; the protein is encoded by the exons ATGACCGTGGAGGATCATTCTGTTGTTGCAGTTGGTGATGATGGCGCCACTGATCATTTTCCTGTTGGGATGCGAGTTCTTGCTGTTGACGACGACCCTATTTGTCTCAAAGTACTTGAGTCTCTCCTCCGTAAATGCCAATATCATG TTACGACGACGAAGCAGTCCATTGAAGCTTTGAagatgttgagagaaaatagaaacAAGTTTGATATGGTTATCAGTGATGTGAACATGCCTGATATGGATGGTTTCAAGCTTCTTGAGTTGGTGGGGCTTGAAATGGACCTACCTGTAATCA TGTTATCAGCACATAGTGATACTGAGCTTGTTATGAAGGGGATTGCGCACGGTGCATGTGACTATCTGTTAAAACCAGTTCGAATCGAGGAGTTGAAAAACATTTGGCAGCATGTGATTCGGAGAAAAAAGCTTGAACCGAAGGCAAAAAACAAGTTCCCTAGTCAAGATAAGGTTCGAAATGGAGGCCATGAAGGTGACCAAGGTTTCTCACCAACTAGTAATGCAGACAACGCAAAATTCAATAGGAAGCGGAAGGAccaagatgatgatgaagatgaagaaggaaaagagaatGGGCTTGATAATGATGACCCCTCGAACCAGAAAAAGCCTAGGGTAGTGTGGTCAGTTGAGTTACATCGTAAGTTCGTTTCAGCGGTTAATCAATTGGGTCTCGAAA AGGCTGTGCCCAAAAAAATCCTGGATCTGATGAATGTTGAAGGACTTACCAGAGAAAATGTGGCAAGTCATTTGCAG AAATATAGGCTTTATCTGAAAAGAATCAGCAATGTGGCATCCCAACAAGCTAACATGGTTGCTACATTTGGGAGTAAAGATGGCACTTACATGCGCCTCGGTTCACTAGATGGATATGGAGAGTTACATGGCTTTGCAGGATCTGGGCGGCTTCCAAACTCTTCATTATCCTCTTATTCACCTGTTGgaatgcttggaagattgaacTCCCCGGCTGGAATGAGCCTGCGTGGAATCACTTCTTCTGGACTGATACAGCAAAGCTCCCAAAATTTGAACTGCGCCATTAATAGCCTTGGCAAGCTCCAACCAACTACTATGCTGCCTCCTAATCAAACTACTAATATGCTTCAAGGAATTCCAACGTCACTTGAGATCAGCCAGTTGCAACACAGCAAGTCCATCACTCCCATTGGGGACTTCAATTCAATGAATGAGACTTCCGCATTTGGAGTTCCCAGCAGTTTTTCTGAAACTAGAGCGAATATTGGAAATTCAACCTATTCGGTTTCTCCTGGCCCATTGATGTTACAAGGAACAATGGCAACATATGGAAATCAGACTTCCCTTAGAGTGGATCCGCTAAATGGAGAAACTTTTGACATAGACATAGGCGGTTCAAATTTTTTGGATCCTGAACCTTCTAATGGAAACTGGCAGGGAGCAGCACATTTGTCTAGATTCTCAGCAACTTCGTTGACCCCCAATGAAGCTTATCCCAATGATCAATTGCATGCAATGAACACGAGCATTTCTTCTGCCCCCTCAACGATTGGGAACATCTCGGTTGATTTTTCCTCTAGAAGTGCAGGTTCAGCTCCCTTACTGGATTCAAGAGACATGCAATGCCAGGCAAGGGTAGTTGGCAGCGTTATTCAAGCTATGAATACCATGCCAAAGCAGAGATGGGAAGAACATAAACATGATTACAATCGAAACGTGCAGCATAATCTTGGTGCAATCAATTCTCTTGTTTCTAACAATGGGACTCTAACCCCATTAAGCCAGAGTTTCAATCAGAATAGTCTAGTATGTGATGGAAAGGTCAGTTCATCTTTGATAGTCCCATCAAATGCTGCTCCACTGTCCTTCCCTGAACATAGTATGGTTGAAAAATTGGGTCGGAACACAAAGATGAATGTGGATGGAAACTACCTTTTGAATCAAACAAAGTCACCGGATGGATCAATTCAAGGCAGTTTCGAGTCCTTGGATCATATCATGAATTCGATGATCAAACAG CAAACTTGTATGCATCATAGACAGGTCAAGTTTCATGGGCCATTTGTTCATCAAATGCAGTAA